CCACCTCAGAACCCGCGGCGGTGTCAGCGCACGGCCCACTCCAAGCGGCTCCGCCGCTTCGAAATCCGGTCTAACCGGACTGCGTGAGGTCGGTCCGCGCCGCCAGCTCGGTGACCACCTCGAGCAGGCGGCGCAGGGCCGGCTTGTCCGCGTCCGGCAGCCACAGCACCTGCGTGGCTGCCTGCTCACCGGCCAGCGGCACGAACACCACCCCGGTGCGGCGCAGGCTGTGCGCCGAGCGGGCCAGCCGGGACACCCCCACCCCGGCGGCCACCAGGCCGAGCAGGTTCTGCACACTGCCCGCCCGCTGGACGACGTCCGGCTCGTAACCGGCCCGCCGGAAGTCCTCGTCGTACTTGCGGTGCCACGGCGGCCACGAACTGCGCTCGGTGAGCACCCACGGCTCGTCCGCGAGGTCGGCCAGCGTCAGCTCCGCGCGATCGGCCAGCGGGTGGCCTTCGGGCAGGACGGCGCACACCTCTTCGACGGCCAGCGTGCGCGCGGCGAGCCCGTCCACCAGCGGCGGACGGCTGAACGCGGCGTCGTAGCGGCCTTCGCGCAGCTCCTCGACGAGGGTGGCGACCGAGGTGTCCTCGGTGGTCAGCCGCACGTCCGGGTAGCGCTCGCGGAAGGCCCGCACGACCGGTGGCAGCAGGTAGTTCGCGGTGCTCGCGAGAAAGGCCACGGTGAGCTCGCCCACCTCGCCGCGGCCGGCCCTGGCGAGGGTCGTCACCGCCTGTTCGGCGCGGTCGAGCACCGCCTTCGCCTCCGGCAGGAACCGCCGCCCGAGATCGGTGAGGCGGGTGCCGCGGCTGTCCCGGTCGAGCAGGCGGGCGCCGAGCGTGCGCTCCAGCACCGTGATCTGCTGCGACAGCGACTGCTGCGCGATCCCGAGCCGCCTGGCGGCCGCGGTGAAGCTCAGCTCGTCGGCGACCGCGACGAAGTACCGCAGTTGCCGCAGCTCGGGAAGCCTCCAGGTGCTGACTGTAGCCGCGGTTGGAAACGCGTGTTGGACGCTCCGGGTGATCTTGGTGAGGCTGGTGGCATGACGAGGACGGAACGGGTTTGGCTGATCACCGGGTGCTCCGCGGGTTTCGGGCGGGAGCTGGTCCGCGCGGCGGTGGCGGCCGGGGACCGGGTGATGGCGACCGCGCGGCGACCCGAGCAGCTGGCTGACCTCGCCGGCGACCGGGTGCGCACGCACGCGCTCGACGTGACCGACCCGGCGCAGGTGGCGGAGGCCGTGCAGGCGACGCTGCGCGAGTTCGGCCGCATCGACGTCGTGGTGAACAACGCCGGTCACGGGTCGGTCGGCGCGGTCGAGGAGTTCACGATGGACGAGTTGCGGTCGGTGATGGAGGTGATGTTCTTCGGCGCGGTCGCGGTCACCAAGGCGGTGGTGCCGCACCTGCGTGAGCAGGGCAGCGGCGCGATCGTGCAGATCAGCTCGATGGGCGGGCAGCTGTCGATGCCCGGGTTCGGCGCCTACTGCGCGGCGAAGTTCGCGCTGGAGGGCATGTCCGAGGCGCTGGCCGCGGAGGTGGAGCCGTTCGGGGTCCGGGTGCTGATCGTCGAGCCGGGCGCGTTCCGCACCGAGTTCGGCGGCGCGCGGATGCACCGGTCGCGCGAGATCGAGGCCTACCGCGACCTGCCGACCCGGGCCGCGGTGGACACGATGGACGGCACGCAACCCGGCGACCCGGCGAAGGCAGCGCAGGCGATCGTGCGGGTGCTGGACGCCGAAAAGCCCCCACTGCGGCTCGCGCTGGGCGCCGACGCGGTGGAGGCCTTGCGCGGCAAGCACGCGGAGCTACGCGCCGACCTCGACGCGTGGGAGGAGGTCAGCCGCTCCACGGCGCTTTAGGCGGCCAGGACGTGCTCGCGCGGTGCCTTGACCGTGCCGCGCAGCAGGTACACCACCGCGGCGATCACCAGCGCCGCCGCGGTCGCCGCGAGGAACGCCGCCGACGGGCCGGCGTGCTCGACCAGGTAGCCGCTGACCGACTGCCCGAACGCGAGCCCCAGCGTCACCGCGGTCAGCACCCAGCCGAACGCCTCGGCGGCGGTGCCCTTCGGGGCGACCAGTTCGATCGCCGCCGAGTGCGTCGCCGACTGCGGGGTGATCAGCGCGCCCGCGGCGAGCATCGCGATCGCGAGGCCCCACAGCGTCGACGGCCAGGCCAGCAGCGCCACGAGCACGCCGAACCCGGCCAGCAGCACCGGCAACCGCAGCGGCATCTCCCGCGGCCACGGCCGCAGGCTGTACGCCACGCCGAACGCGACCGAGCTGACCGACCACACCGACAGCAGCACGCCGCCGAGCGCCGGCGACCCGGCCTCGGTGGCCGCGGCGGGCACGGCGACCTCGACGAACCCGATGACCACACCGAACCCGAGCGCGGCGAGTGCGAGCGTCCGCATGCCGGGGCTGCTCAGCGCGCCCAGCAGCGAGTGGTGGGTCCGGCCGGCCGGTCCCCACGCCCGGACGGCCGGGCTCAGCGCGAACAGCACCGCGCCCGCCACCATGCACGCTCCGCCCGCGACCATCCCGGTGCCCGGCCACGGCGCGGCGACCAGCAGGCCGGCCAGGCCGGGCCCGAGGATGAAGAAGACCTCCATGCTGATCGCCTCGTAGGCGTACGCCGCGTTGCGTGCGGCCTCGGCGGGCACCAGGCGTCCCCACAGCGCCCGCGACGCCGAACCGACCATCGGCTCGGTGACCCCGATGCCGAACGCGAGCGCGACCAGCACCAGGGTCGCCGCGTGGGCCTCGATCGCCAGCGCGAGCGTCACCAGGATCACCGCGAACATCGCCGCGGTGGACAGCAGCGGCCGCGTCGGGCCGAAGCGGTCGATCAGCCTGCCCTGCACGACGGACCCCACCGCGACGCCCACCAGCGAGCTGGCCGACACCAGCCCGGCGACGGCGAACGACCCCATCTCCTGCTGCACGTAGAGGAGCGCGGACAGGCCGATCATCGCGATCGGCAGACGCGCGAGGATGGACGCGACCATCGGACGGGTCGCGCCCGGCGTGGTCAGGGCAGCGCGATAGTCGGCGAGGGAAGTCTGGGACACGCGTACCAGTATGCCTCATTTTGGTACGTGAGTACCAGTTATTTACCGCTCAGGTCTCGGTTCGGTAACGGCCCAGAACTTTTCGCCGGACCCACGCAACGAACCCGCAACGGGCGCGTCTATGGGGGTGAACGGCCTTGAACCTCGGGGTATGGGCCGTGGCAAGGTTGACAAGTAGATAAAGCTCCCTCCGGCAAAGGGTCGGGGCCGGAACCGGAGGGCGGGGAGCGCGGTCTGTCGGGGGATGGCCCGCGCGAAAAGCAAAAGAACCGGTGCGCCACGTCGGGGGTGGCGCCCGGTTCTTTTGTTTTTGCTGGTGTCAGCGAGCGCGGCGGGCCAGGCGCTCCGGGTCCAGGATCAGCACCGACTTGCCTTCCAGCCGCAGCCAGCCGCGGTGCGCGAAGTCGGCCAGCGCCTTGTTCACGGTCTCCCGCGAGGCACCGACGTACTGGGCGATCTCCTCCTGCGTCAGGTCGTGCGTGACCCGCAGGATGCCGGCCTCCTGGCTGCCGAACCGCTGCGCCAGCTGCAGCAGCGCGCGCGCCACGCGGCC
The window above is part of the Amycolatopsis thermoflava N1165 genome. Proteins encoded here:
- a CDS encoding MFS transporter; protein product: MSQTSLADYRAALTTPGATRPMVASILARLPIAMIGLSALLYVQQEMGSFAVAGLVSASSLVGVAVGSVVQGRLIDRFGPTRPLLSTAAMFAVILVTLALAIEAHAATLVLVALAFGIGVTEPMVGSASRALWGRLVPAEAARNAAYAYEAISMEVFFILGPGLAGLLVAAPWPGTGMVAGGACMVAGAVLFALSPAVRAWGPAGRTHHSLLGALSSPGMRTLALAALGFGVVIGFVEVAVPAAATEAGSPALGGVLLSVWSVSSVAFGVAYSLRPWPREMPLRLPVLLAGFGVLVALLAWPSTLWGLAIAMLAAGALITPQSATHSAAIELVAPKGTAAEAFGWVLTAVTLGLAFGQSVSGYLVEHAGPSAAFLAATAAALVIAAVVYLLRGTVKAPREHVLAA
- a CDS encoding oxidoreductase, with the translated sequence MTRTERVWLITGCSAGFGRELVRAAVAAGDRVMATARRPEQLADLAGDRVRTHALDVTDPAQVAEAVQATLREFGRIDVVVNNAGHGSVGAVEEFTMDELRSVMEVMFFGAVAVTKAVVPHLREQGSGAIVQISSMGGQLSMPGFGAYCAAKFALEGMSEALAAEVEPFGVRVLIVEPGAFRTEFGGARMHRSREIEAYRDLPTRAAVDTMDGTQPGDPAKAAQAIVRVLDAEKPPLRLALGADAVEALRGKHAELRADLDAWEEVSRSTAL
- a CDS encoding LysR family transcriptional regulator — translated: MTRSVQHAFPTAATVSTWRLPELRQLRYFVAVADELSFTAAARRLGIAQQSLSQQITVLERTLGARLLDRDSRGTRLTDLGRRFLPEAKAVLDRAEQAVTTLARAGRGEVGELTVAFLASTANYLLPPVVRAFRERYPDVRLTTEDTSVATLVEELREGRYDAAFSRPPLVDGLAARTLAVEEVCAVLPEGHPLADRAELTLADLADEPWVLTERSSWPPWHRKYDEDFRRAGYEPDVVQRAGSVQNLLGLVAAGVGVSRLARSAHSLRRTGVVFVPLAGEQAATQVLWLPDADKPALRRLLEVVTELAARTDLTQSG